In the genome of Myxococcus stipitatus, one region contains:
- a CDS encoding SDR family oxidoreductase, with protein MQLKDLKVIVTGGAQGMGAHFAQRLLEAGAQVAVGDVAEEKLAALPAGIHRRKLDVSSEEDIASFVSWAHGAMGGLNGLINNAGILRDALLVKKDKATGQVKKLSTQDWNTVIGVNLTGATLMVREVVAKMVETDQKPGVVVNMSSIARHGNRGQSNYVSAKAALAANTVTWSREFGPFGIRVGAVAPGMIETPMTQGMNQKARDTLVSAIPVGRIGLPEDIWLAVKFILECDYFNGRTIDVDGGLNF; from the coding sequence ATGCAGCTCAAGGACCTGAAGGTGATTGTGACGGGCGGTGCCCAGGGCATGGGCGCGCACTTCGCGCAGCGGCTCCTGGAGGCCGGGGCCCAGGTGGCCGTGGGCGACGTGGCGGAGGAGAAGCTGGCGGCGCTACCCGCGGGCATCCACCGCCGCAAGCTGGACGTGTCGTCGGAGGAGGACATCGCGTCCTTCGTGAGCTGGGCGCACGGGGCGATGGGCGGCCTCAACGGCCTCATCAACAACGCGGGCATCCTGCGCGACGCGCTGCTGGTGAAGAAGGACAAGGCGACGGGCCAGGTGAAGAAGCTGTCCACCCAGGACTGGAACACCGTCATCGGCGTCAACCTGACGGGCGCCACGCTGATGGTGCGCGAGGTGGTGGCGAAGATGGTGGAGACGGACCAGAAGCCGGGCGTCGTCGTCAACATGTCGTCCATCGCGCGGCACGGCAACCGGGGCCAGTCCAACTATGTCTCCGCCAAGGCGGCGCTCGCGGCGAACACCGTGACGTGGTCGCGCGAGTTCGGCCCCTTCGGCATCCGCGTGGGCGCGGTGGCCCCGGGCATGATTGAGACGCCCATGACGCAGGGCATGAACCAGAAGGCCCGCGACACGCTGGTCTCCGCCATCCCCGTGGGCCGCATCGGCCTGCCCGAGGACATCTGGCTGGCCGTGAAGTTCATCCTCGAGTGTGACTACTTCAACGGCCGCACCATCGACGTCGACGGCGGCCTGAACTTCTAG
- a CDS encoding PLP-dependent aminotransferase family protein, which yields MSADAMSAPLPPPPVWRLAQRMSRIKTSAVREILKVAERPDILSFAGGLPAPELFPLEAIADAHARVLADDGRAALQYSTTEGFAPLREWIATHLGKKGRVCNADQILITNGSQQGIDLVAKVLLDPGDLVIVENPSYLAALQTFGGYEAKFATVESDDHGMRVDDLERVLATHKPKLLYIVANFQNPKGTTLALERRKELVRLAQQHRFLILEDDPYGELRFRGEHLPSLAAFDDQGVVVSLGTFSKTLAPGLRIGWVAGPKDFVRSLTIAKQSTDLHTATVAQRAVVKLLQNFDYYGHLEALRPVYGERANAMLDALKLHMPQGTSWTHPDGGMFLWAQLPPGLSGDTLLPRAIEQKVAFVPGSPFFATNPRSEFIRLNYSNRPPELIAEGMRRLGAVISGAL from the coding sequence ATGAGTGCCGACGCCATGAGCGCCCCCCTTCCCCCGCCGCCGGTCTGGCGTCTCGCGCAACGCATGTCGCGCATCAAGACGTCCGCGGTGCGCGAAATCCTCAAGGTCGCGGAGCGGCCCGACATCCTCTCCTTCGCCGGTGGCCTGCCCGCCCCGGAGCTCTTCCCGCTGGAGGCCATCGCGGACGCCCACGCGCGCGTGCTGGCCGACGACGGCCGCGCCGCCCTCCAGTACAGCACCACCGAGGGCTTCGCCCCGCTGCGTGAGTGGATCGCCACGCACCTGGGCAAGAAGGGCCGCGTCTGCAACGCGGACCAGATTCTCATCACCAACGGCTCGCAGCAGGGCATCGACCTGGTCGCGAAGGTCCTCCTGGACCCGGGCGACCTGGTCATCGTCGAGAACCCCAGCTACCTCGCCGCGCTGCAGACCTTCGGCGGCTACGAGGCGAAGTTCGCCACGGTGGAGAGCGACGACCACGGCATGCGCGTGGACGACCTGGAGCGCGTGCTGGCCACGCACAAGCCGAAGCTGCTCTACATCGTCGCCAACTTCCAGAACCCCAAGGGCACCACCCTGGCGCTGGAGCGCCGCAAGGAGCTGGTGCGGCTGGCGCAGCAGCACCGCTTCCTCATCCTCGAGGACGACCCGTACGGCGAGCTGCGCTTCCGCGGCGAGCACCTGCCGTCGCTGGCCGCCTTCGACGACCAGGGCGTCGTCGTGTCCCTGGGCACGTTCTCCAAGACGCTGGCCCCGGGCCTGCGCATCGGCTGGGTGGCGGGCCCGAAGGACTTCGTGCGCAGCCTCACCATCGCCAAGCAGTCCACGGACCTGCACACCGCCACCGTCGCCCAGCGCGCCGTGGTGAAGCTGCTCCAGAACTTCGACTACTACGGCCACCTGGAGGCGCTGCGCCCCGTCTACGGCGAGCGCGCCAACGCCATGCTGGACGCCCTCAAGCTCCACATGCCGCAGGGCACGAGCTGGACGCACCCCGACGGCGGCATGTTCCTCTGGGCCCAACTTCCCCCGGGCCTCAGCGGGGACACCCTGCTACCGCGCGCCATCGAGCAGAAGGTCGCCTTCGTCCCGGGCAGCCCCTTCTTCGCCACCAACCCGCGCTCGGAGTTCATCCGCCTCAACTACTCCAACCGCCCGCCGGAGCTCATCGCCGAGGGCATGCGCCGCCTGGGCGCCGTCATCTCCGGCGCCCTGTAG